From the Fusobacterium ulcerans ATCC 49185 genome, the window ATCAAGAACATGGAACATTATACTCATATCTACATCATCAAAGGCACCTTTTCTAATAAGCTCCTGTTTTCCACCAAAATATTTGATATGTCCTTCAGCTTTTAATTTACTTCTATAAGCAAGTTCTATAAACTCTTCAGCAGGAGTTGCTATAAAATCAATTTTACCATCAAGTTCTTTAAAAACCCCTGATTTAATAAGACCTACTGCTGCTCCAAGCATTCCAGCTATCTGTACATTGTGACCACAAGTATGAGAAGCACCAATACTGTTAGCATCTGGATGTTCTGAACAAGAGATTCCATCTAATTCTCCAAGAATAGCTACTTTAGGTCCATCTTTATCTTCATTTATTCTAGCTCTGCATCCTGTATAAGCTATTTTTTCTTCAACCTCTAATCCTAATTCATTTTTAAAAAAATCACTTACAGTTTTTGTTGTTTCAAATTCTTTATACCCAAATTCAGGATTTGAATATATTTTTCTACCTACTGCTATGATTGTATCTTTGTTTTCTTCAATTGCTGCAAGTACTCTTTCCTTCAATTCGTTTTTATTCATAATGACTCTCTTCTCCTCTGAGGCTTTATTTTGTGATATACTTTAAAATAGCCTCTGTAGTTTTAAATAAATCATCAGTAACAAGATATTCATTAACAGTATGAACATCATACATTCCAACACCAATGATTATAGAATTGAAACCTTCTTTTGCTAGAATATTGCTGTCAGATCCACCACCAATTATTTTTAGTTCTGAGTGAATACCAATCTCTTCATAAATTTTAGCAAATTCTTTAGCAAATTTCAAATCATCTTTTGGTTTGAGAGCAGGATAATCATGACTTTTTTCCATAGTATACTTTCCACCAAATAAAATAGAGGCATTTTTACATGCTTCTTCATAATTATTTAACATTTCAATAATCTTTTCTTCAGAATGGCCTCTTAATTCAGCAGTAAATATGCAGTAATCAGAAACTACATTAGTTGGAAAATTAGATTTGATACTTCCTATATTAGAAGTAGTAAATTCATCAATACGTCCTATTTTCATATTAGATATAGCATGAGCAGCCATACATACAGCATTAATTCCTTTTTCAGGTTCTATTCCAGCATGAGCTTTTTTTCCAGTAAATGTAAAAGTGATTCCATATTTACTAGGGGCAGTATGAGCAATGAGTCCAGCCTTACCAGCATTATCTATAACAAGCATATTTGTAGCTGGTTTCATAGTGGCAGGGACAGAGGACCAATCAATATTTTTAGCACCAAGCATACCAGCTTCTTCACAAGGAGTTAATAATACAAAAATATCTCTATGATTTAATTTATTTTCTTTAATGGTTCTTAGAACTTCAATAATGCTAGCTATTCCCGCCTTGTCATCTCCACCTAAAGTAGTAGTACCATCAGTTTTTATTATATTATTTTCTATTCTAGGTTTTACATTTGAGGATGGTTCTATTACATCCATATGAGCAGCTAAAGTTACTCCTTTTTCAGGTAAGTTTCCTTGAAATTTTGCAAAAATAACAGGAGCATTTCCTCCATAATTTTTATATCCATTGTCTAAATAGATTTCTCCACCAAGTTCTTTTAAAAGTTTTATTAAATATTCAGCATATACTCTTTCATTATTAGAAGGAGAGTGTATTTTTATCATTTCTAAGAAATTTTCTATCATTCTTTTTTTATTCATTTTATTCTCCTTATTTTACAGATTTTTTAGAAAGTTCTTTATCCATTAGTTTTTTAGCAAAAGTTATTGTTGAAAAAACAGATACCAATGTTACTATAAATGATGGATTTCCTGGAATAAGAGCTACTAATTTTGTCATGATAAAAGATACTATTAGAGCAAATATTGCAGTTTTGGGAGATTTTATAGCAAATTGTGCAAAAACTCCTCCAAATAATGCTGGAATAATTAGACTAAGCATAGTCATAAAAGAAACAGGTAATTTTGATAAAAGAGTTTGTCCAGCAAAAACAGAAAGAAGTAAAAATACTATTCCTATCCAAATAGAAACTCCAATACCAATAGTTCCCATAATAGCTCCTTCTTCAGTACCTGATTCATATTCAGCAGCTTCTTGTGAAGCTATTGCAGCAGGGATTCTCATATTGACAAGATTTCCTGATAAAAATCCCATATAAAGTCCAGCTCTACCAACTATAGGATAGTAGCTGATTGGTTCACTGAAATAAAAAGCACCAGAAACAGATATTTGAGAAATAGCTCCAGCCATTATAGCCGCAATTCCAGGATTAAAACCAAAATAAAATGTCATTACTAAAGGTGGAAGTAAAGTTGCTACTAAACCTAAAACCATTGTTGATCTACCAATTTTTGTTATACTTTCAATATAGTTATCATAAATACTCACTTAAATTTCCTCCTAGTTACTTATAGTTTTAAAATGCTATTGTAGCTATTATAGCTCCACCAAACATTGCAATAGTTAAAGCCCATTCTTTTAACCAATTAAATTTTTCTCCTGCTTTCAAACAAATAATCATTATAATAAGCCCAGACACAGCAGATAAAGTAATATTTGGATTTGTAGTAACTTTTAGATAATTTCCTATGTTGAAATAAGCAAAAGAACCAAGCATAGCTCCAAGACCTACAGCAGGAAGAAGAGCTTTTCTTCCACTAGTAAGAAGTCCATTTACTCTATCCATCTTATGTGCAAAAAGAAAAACAAAT encodes:
- a CDS encoding M20/M25/M40 family metallo-hydrolase; the encoded protein is MNKKRMIENFLEMIKIHSPSNNERVYAEYLIKLLKELGGEIYLDNGYKNYGGNAPVIFAKFQGNLPEKGVTLAAHMDVIEPSSNVKPRIENNIIKTDGTTTLGGDDKAGIASIIEVLRTIKENKLNHRDIFVLLTPCEEAGMLGAKNIDWSSVPATMKPATNMLVIDNAGKAGLIAHTAPSKYGITFTFTGKKAHAGIEPEKGINAVCMAAHAISNMKIGRIDEFTTSNIGSIKSNFPTNVVSDYCIFTAELRGHSEEKIIEMLNNYEEACKNASILFGGKYTMEKSHDYPALKPKDDLKFAKEFAKIYEEIGIHSELKIIGGGSDSNILAKEGFNSIIIGVGMYDVHTVNEYLVTDDLFKTTEAILKYITK